A region from the bacterium genome encodes:
- a CDS encoding sigma-70 family RNA polymerase sigma factor, whose translation MENITESNWSEHYLEFAQIVVKQLMVKFNAAPHFYDDYLSAAYSGLVEAASRYDTETGVPFEKYAYLRVRGAIIDQIRQDSGQSKREYRALQLMQAAHVLSDDFWHSRGCPAADSHEGLAEVLEFAAQGALIFRLNYLDCEEEITNKQDEIPCSEKQLLEREVSQHLCKLIDQLPDTERTLIYAFYFEGLSLQEIARTRLNITRSWASRLHTRALQLLKEQVSNSHEMQSLQNDED comes from the coding sequence ATGGAAAACATTACTGAGTCAAATTGGTCTGAGCACTATCTGGAATTTGCCCAGATCGTCGTTAAGCAGTTGATGGTCAAGTTTAACGCAGCACCTCACTTTTATGATGACTATCTGAGTGCTGCATATTCTGGATTGGTTGAAGCTGCTTCGCGGTATGATACCGAGACAGGGGTTCCCTTTGAGAAGTATGCATATCTCCGTGTTCGGGGGGCAATTATTGATCAAATACGCCAAGACTCAGGGCAATCAAAGCGAGAGTATCGTGCATTACAGCTGATGCAGGCGGCGCATGTCCTATCTGATGACTTTTGGCACTCCAGAGGATGTCCAGCGGCCGATTCTCATGAAGGTCTGGCAGAGGTCTTAGAATTTGCGGCGCAGGGCGCGCTTATTTTTCGTCTGAACTATCTCGACTGCGAAGAAGAGATTACCAATAAGCAGGACGAGATTCCTTGTTCCGAGAAACAACTGCTTGAACGAGAAGTATCTCAGCACCTCTGCAAATTAATTGACCAGTTGCCCGATACTGAAAGAACACTCATTTATGCTTTTTACTTTGAAGGGCTTTCCCTTCAAGAGATTGCTCGAACTCGGCTCAATATCACTCGTTCCTGGGCCTCTCGGCTGCATACTCGGGCATTGCAACTCCTCAAGGAGCAAGTGTCGAATTCTCATGAAATGCAAAGCCTGCAAAACGATGAGGATTAA